From Cognatishimia activa, one genomic window encodes:
- a CDS encoding FkbM family methyltransferase → MLQKTGAGMTVYTLHDIQIEVPDWLQGTAIERKIASGDYEGQEAHAARMRVKPGMQVLEVGAGLGYVSSVCAKMAGPANVVSLEANPKMISAARANLMRNGCGDVLLEHGAVVGNGHHLETVNFRAGGLFWGGSTLSVGEKRQDMISVPAYRIRPLLMEVRPRFVMLDVEGGEADLFKKPWPSFVRFVVLELHPKKYENTTIKEIVDCMSESGLTYDPVTSRGRTLGFMRA, encoded by the coding sequence ATGCTGCAAAAAACCGGGGCAGGCATGACAGTCTATACGCTTCATGACATTCAAATTGAGGTTCCTGACTGGCTTCAGGGTACAGCCATCGAACGCAAAATTGCCTCAGGTGACTACGAGGGCCAAGAGGCTCATGCCGCGCGCATGCGTGTGAAGCCTGGTATGCAGGTTCTGGAAGTCGGAGCTGGGCTAGGCTACGTCAGCTCCGTTTGCGCGAAAATGGCCGGGCCAGCAAATGTTGTGAGCCTTGAAGCCAATCCCAAGATGATTTCTGCAGCCCGCGCAAACCTCATGCGAAACGGGTGTGGAGATGTTCTTTTGGAGCATGGCGCGGTTGTTGGTAACGGGCATCATTTAGAGACGGTTAATTTCCGCGCTGGCGGGCTGTTTTGGGGAGGCTCGACGCTGTCGGTTGGTGAAAAGCGGCAAGACATGATCTCTGTGCCGGCCTACCGTATCCGGCCTTTGCTGATGGAGGTGCGGCCGCGTTTCGTCATGTTGGACGTAGAAGGCGGCGAAGCAGATCTGTTCAAAAAGCCATGGCCATCTTTTGTGCGCTTTGTTGTGTTGGAACTGCATCCAAAGAAATACGAAAACACCACAATCAAAGAGATCGTGGATTGTATGTCAGAAAGCGGTCTGACCTATGATCCCGTTACATCACGTGGACGCACACTTGGGTTTATGCGTGCATAA
- the pth gene encoding aminoacyl-tRNA hydrolase → MKLFVGLGNPGPKYAGNRHNIGFMALDRLAEDHGFAPWRKKFQGQVSEGKFGGEKVVLLKPETFMNLSGQSVGEAMRFYKLESTDVTVFHDELDLAPGKCRVKSGGGHAGHNGLRSIHQHLGPHYDRVRLGIGHPGHKDAVAGYVLRDFAKADQEWLDDLIRGISDGAPHLAADDAGKFMNAVALRVAPPRSSTSQPKKKPAQNAAPEPEPVDDRTPMQKLMDKFR, encoded by the coding sequence ATGAAACTCTTCGTTGGCCTCGGCAATCCCGGCCCCAAATACGCAGGTAACCGCCATAACATCGGCTTCATGGCGCTGGATCGGCTTGCCGAAGATCACGGATTTGCCCCCTGGCGCAAGAAGTTTCAGGGCCAAGTGTCTGAAGGCAAGTTTGGCGGCGAAAAAGTTGTTTTGCTCAAGCCTGAGACATTCATGAACCTCTCAGGCCAATCCGTGGGCGAGGCCATGCGGTTTTATAAGCTTGAGAGCACAGACGTTACCGTTTTTCATGATGAGCTTGATCTTGCCCCCGGAAAATGCCGTGTGAAATCCGGCGGAGGGCATGCCGGTCACAATGGTCTGCGCTCTATTCACCAGCATCTGGGGCCGCATTACGATCGCGTGCGTTTGGGGATCGGTCATCCGGGCCACAAAGATGCGGTCGCTGGCTACGTGCTGCGCGATTTTGCGAAGGCCGACCAAGAATGGCTCGACGACCTGATCCGTGGTATCTCTGATGGGGCACCCCATCTGGCTGCGGATGATGCTGGAAAATTCATGAATGCGGTGGCGCTGCGTGTCGCGCCGCCTCGCTCTTCGACCAGCCAGCCAAAGAAAAAGCCAGCGCAGAATGCGGCGCCAGAACCCGAACCGGTAGATGACCGGACGCCAATGCAGAAACTGATGGACAAGTTCCGCTAG
- a CDS encoding DUF2237 family protein — protein MQKDPEVNVLGDKLEPCSTDPVTGYFRDGHCNTCDADTGSHTVCAVMTAEFLAYSKYVGNDLSTPRPDFGFAGLKPGDSWCLCASRFLQAHDEGCAPKVHLAATHGRALEIVPLRILQEHSAG, from the coding sequence ATGCAGAAAGACCCTGAAGTAAACGTCTTAGGAGACAAGCTGGAGCCCTGCTCTACTGACCCTGTGACAGGGTATTTTCGCGATGGTCATTGCAATACCTGTGATGCGGATACGGGCAGCCACACAGTCTGTGCAGTTATGACGGCCGAGTTTCTCGCCTATTCCAAATACGTAGGAAATGACCTCTCAACGCCACGGCCTGATTTTGGTTTTGCGGGGCTGAAGCCCGGCGACAGCTGGTGCCTTTGCGCCTCGCGTTTTCTGCAGGCCCACGATGAGGGGTGTGCACCCAAGGTGCATCTTGCGGCCACCCACGGACGCGCTTTGGAAATTGTGCCGCTGCGGATTTTGCAGGAACACTCAGCAGGTTAA
- a CDS encoding helix-turn-helix transcriptional regulator, translating to MDKKHLLLLLAVIQIGCALFFVSEIVLTIFGGRTAPISWRLRELLEIGAAVGLVLGTSFAFVALRTAQRQQAKAEESLRQVQSAFHEHLEERFEQWSLTNAERDVALFSLKGLSVSEIAAVRETSEGTVKAQSNAIYRKAGVSGRSQLLSLFIEDLIED from the coding sequence TTGGATAAAAAACATCTTTTGCTGCTTCTGGCTGTCATTCAGATCGGCTGCGCACTCTTTTTTGTTTCAGAGATCGTATTAACAATATTTGGCGGACGTACTGCGCCGATCAGCTGGCGTCTGCGCGAGTTGCTAGAGATTGGTGCTGCTGTGGGTCTGGTTCTGGGCACAAGCTTTGCCTTTGTGGCGCTTAGAACAGCGCAGAGACAGCAGGCCAAGGCCGAGGAAAGCCTGCGTCAGGTGCAATCTGCGTTTCATGAGCACCTTGAGGAGCGGTTTGAGCAATGGTCGCTCACCAATGCGGAACGGGATGTCGCGTTATTTTCTTTGAAAGGCCTTTCGGTTTCTGAGATCGCTGCTGTGCGCGAGACATCAGAAGGCACCGTGAAAGCGCAGAGCAACGCGATATACCGCAAGGCTGGTGTGAGTGGCCGGAGCCAACTCTTGAGCCTCTTCATTGAAGACCTGATCGAAGATTAA
- a CDS encoding PepSY domain-containing protein, whose protein sequence is MQHRLILAATLSAVLATPAFANPHVDRIVSQLRAEGYTSIEMERTWLGRIRIEAEKGDVDREIVINRSTGEVLRDYLVEEGGLFSDGEDEDDDEDEDEDEEEEGEEDDSEDDDGEEEEDDDDSE, encoded by the coding sequence ATGCAACATCGACTGATACTCGCAGCTACCCTGAGCGCCGTTCTGGCAACACCAGCCTTTGCCAATCCGCATGTAGATCGCATCGTGAGCCAGCTTAGGGCGGAGGGCTACACCAGTATCGAAATGGAGCGTACCTGGCTGGGGCGCATTCGGATCGAAGCTGAAAAGGGTGATGTTGACCGCGAGATCGTGATCAATCGCAGCACCGGCGAGGTTCTCAGAGATTATCTTGTGGAAGAAGGGGGCTTGTTCTCGGACGGAGAAGACGAGGACGACGATGAAGATGAGGATGAAGACGAGGAAGAAGAAGGCGAAGAGGACGATAGTGAAGATGACGATGGCGAAGAAGAGGAAGATGATGATGACTCTGAATAG
- the trpB gene encoding tryptophan synthase subunit beta, protein MANDLFNSFMNGPDEKGRFGDFGGRFVSETLMPLILDLEAEYEKAKDDPTFWAEMDDLWKHYVGRPSPLYFAPRMTEELGGAKIYLKRDELNHTGAHKINNVLGQIILAKRMGKTRIIAETGAGQHGVATATVCAKFGLKCVVYMGAHDVERQAPNVFRMRLLGAEVVPVTSGRGTLKDAMNDALRDWVTNVADTFYCIGTVAGPHPYPAMVRDFQAIIGKEVRSQLAEQEGEGRLPDTVIAAIGGGSNAMGLFFPFLDDDSVNIIGVEAGGKGVNQKMEHCASLTGGRPGVLHGNRTYLLQDDDGQILEGFSISAGLDYPGIGPEHAWLHEIGRAKYVSITDKEALEAFQFACRTEGIIPALEPSHALAHVMKLAPTLPKDHILVMNMCGRGDKDIFTVARHLGFDMSGPEGRVFE, encoded by the coding sequence ATGGCCAACGATCTTTTCAACAGCTTCATGAATGGTCCCGACGAGAAGGGCCGTTTTGGTGATTTCGGCGGGCGTTTCGTGTCTGAAACCCTGATGCCGCTGATCCTGGATCTCGAGGCGGAATACGAAAAAGCCAAAGACGATCCGACCTTCTGGGCCGAAATGGATGACCTGTGGAAACACTATGTAGGTCGCCCAAGCCCTCTGTATTTCGCACCGCGCATGACTGAGGAGCTTGGCGGGGCCAAGATTTACCTCAAGCGGGACGAGCTGAACCACACTGGCGCGCATAAGATCAACAACGTGCTGGGGCAGATCATTCTGGCGAAACGCATGGGCAAGACCCGCATTATCGCGGAGACTGGTGCAGGCCAGCACGGCGTTGCGACGGCAACGGTCTGTGCGAAGTTCGGTCTGAAATGCGTGGTCTACATGGGTGCGCATGATGTTGAACGTCAGGCTCCAAACGTCTTCCGCATGCGCCTTTTGGGTGCAGAGGTTGTGCCAGTGACTTCTGGTCGAGGCACGTTGAAAGACGCGATGAACGACGCACTGCGTGACTGGGTGACCAATGTTGCCGACACCTTCTACTGCATCGGCACTGTAGCAGGCCCACACCCATACCCAGCCATGGTGCGCGACTTCCAGGCCATCATCGGCAAAGAGGTTCGTTCTCAGCTGGCGGAGCAAGAAGGCGAAGGCCGTTTGCCGGATACCGTGATTGCTGCGATCGGTGGAGGGTCCAACGCAATGGGTCTCTTCTTCCCGTTCTTGGACGACGACAGCGTCAATATCATCGGTGTCGAAGCTGGCGGTAAAGGTGTGAACCAGAAGATGGAGCATTGCGCCTCCCTGACCGGTGGTCGCCCTGGCGTGCTGCACGGAAACCGTACCTATTTGCTGCAAGACGATGACGGCCAGATCCTTGAAGGCTTCTCGATCTCAGCTGGTCTCGACTATCCGGGCATTGGTCCCGAACACGCATGGCTGCATGAAATTGGTCGCGCGAAATACGTGTCGATCACCGACAAAGAAGCGCTGGAGGCATTCCAGTTTGCCTGCCGCACTGAAGGCATCATTCCTGCGCTGGAACCAAGCCACGCCTTGGCCCATGTGATGAAACTGGCGCCAACTCTGCCGAAAGACCATATCCTGGTCATGAACATGTGCGGTCGCGGTGACAAAGACATCTTCACCGTCGCCCGACATCTGGGGTTTGATATGTCCGGCCCTGAAGGGCGTGTGTTTGAGTAA
- a CDS encoding phosphoribosylanthranilate isomerase: MKTRVKICGLKDPAHIQIAAEAGASHVGFVFFEKSPRNVSVSQARDLALETPAGLAKVALIVNADDAFIDELLAQVPIDILQLHGKETPERVAEVKARTGLPVMKAIGIADEADTAQIDLYGEVADQLLVDAKAPKDADLPGGNGLAFDWRLVKRKFWPKPWMLAGGLTPDNVALAVQMTGAKQVDISSGVESAPGVKDPDLIRAFIKAAQDEPAPKLS; the protein is encoded by the coding sequence ATGAAAACACGCGTCAAAATCTGTGGGCTTAAAGATCCGGCCCATATTCAGATCGCGGCGGAGGCTGGCGCGAGCCATGTTGGCTTTGTTTTCTTTGAAAAATCCCCACGTAATGTCAGTGTTTCCCAAGCGCGCGATCTCGCGCTTGAGACCCCAGCGGGGCTCGCCAAAGTTGCTCTGATCGTGAATGCGGATGATGCTTTTATCGATGAGTTACTTGCGCAGGTGCCCATCGACATATTGCAGCTACACGGCAAAGAAACGCCAGAGCGCGTGGCAGAGGTCAAAGCGCGCACAGGTCTGCCTGTCATGAAGGCGATAGGCATTGCTGACGAAGCGGATACCGCTCAGATCGATCTTTACGGCGAGGTTGCTGATCAACTGTTGGTCGACGCCAAAGCGCCGAAAGATGCGGACCTGCCAGGTGGCAATGGTCTGGCCTTTGACTGGAGGCTGGTGAAACGCAAGTTCTGGCCAAAGCCTTGGATGCTGGCTGGGGGGCTGACGCCTGACAACGTTGCCTTGGCAGTTCAGATGACGGGCGCAAAACAAGTGGATATCTCCTCAGGTGTTGAAAGCGCGCCGGGCGTGAAAGACCCAGACTTAATCCGCGCCTTTATCAAAGCTGCACAAGATGAGCCTGCGCCGAAACTTTCGTAG
- a CDS encoding LapA family protein encodes MRYIRYAFLATLGVVLISVALANRGMVTLNLLPEPLAQLLGMHYSISLPLFVVILGSIIAGLLIGFVWEWMREYKIRAAAGRAERELQQTKREVRRLKGKSEEDKDEVLALLDEAS; translated from the coding sequence ATGCGCTACATTCGCTATGCATTCTTGGCCACGCTGGGCGTGGTTCTGATTTCTGTTGCCCTTGCCAATCGGGGCATGGTGACATTGAACCTTCTGCCAGAGCCTTTGGCACAGCTACTGGGAATGCACTACTCCATCTCACTGCCGCTCTTTGTTGTCATTCTGGGCAGCATCATCGCGGGGCTTCTGATCGGCTTTGTTTGGGAATGGATGCGCGAATATAAAATCCGCGCGGCGGCTGGCCGTGCAGAGCGCGAACTTCAGCAAACCAAACGCGAAGTGCGCCGCCTGAAAGGCAAGAGCGAAGAGGACAAAGACGAGGTGCTGGCGCTTCTGGATGAAGCCAGTTAA
- the ihfB gene encoding integration host factor subunit beta gives MIRSELIQKIADENPHLYQRDVERIVNTIFDEITEAMSRGDRVELRGFGAFSVKQRDARVGRNPRTGESVAVEEKHVPFFKTGKLLRDRLNGKA, from the coding sequence ATGATCCGATCGGAACTCATTCAAAAAATCGCCGACGAAAACCCGCATCTTTATCAGCGTGATGTTGAGCGTATTGTGAATACTATTTTTGACGAAATCACCGAGGCCATGTCTCGTGGCGACCGCGTTGAACTGCGTGGTTTTGGGGCCTTTTCGGTCAAGCAACGCGACGCTCGTGTGGGCCGCAATCCGCGCACTGGTGAATCTGTCGCAGTTGAAGAAAAACACGTTCCGTTCTTTAAGACAGGGAAACTCCTACGGGATCGTCTGAACGGGAAAGCCTAA
- a CDS encoding aldehyde dehydrogenase family protein has product MLTETPASKVNALRRCFEGGETRPIAWRQKQLAALESMLRDNEAAIFEAMATDLSKSQTETYATEIGLLYSEIRHARRHLKSWMKAQRVSTGLHNLPGKAWTKPEPLGVVLIIAPWNYPLMLALSPLIGALAAGNCALIKPSEMTPSVSRLLAEMVARSFSRSVVQVVEGGVEETTQLLRERFDHIFFTGSEAVGRIVMRAASEHLTPITLELGGKCPCILTSSADIKVAARRIAWGKTLNAGQTCVAPDYLIALPGTSEVFKREFTRQIKSFFGEDSQNSKSYPRIVNDQHFDRLARMLSEESISYGGQSDREDRFIAPTLLENLPVDAPALTDEIFGPILPVIEVADLKEAIDHINARPKPLSLYLFSNDTDEQRRVAEATRSGTMLINDVVMQFGTTTVPFGGVGSSGMGQSHGKASFDAFSHHKSIMRKPFWGEVKLRYAPYTKRQERLIRLLFGR; this is encoded by the coding sequence ATGCTGACAGAGACTCCAGCAAGCAAGGTGAATGCGTTGAGGCGCTGTTTTGAAGGCGGAGAGACCCGCCCGATCGCCTGGAGGCAAAAGCAACTCGCGGCTTTGGAAAGTATGCTGCGAGACAATGAAGCCGCGATTTTTGAGGCGATGGCGACCGATCTCAGCAAATCACAGACTGAAACCTATGCCACAGAAATCGGCCTGCTCTATTCTGAAATCCGTCACGCGCGTCGGCATTTGAAATCCTGGATGAAAGCCCAACGCGTTTCGACAGGGTTGCACAATTTGCCAGGGAAAGCCTGGACTAAGCCAGAACCGCTAGGCGTGGTTCTGATTATCGCCCCATGGAACTACCCTTTGATGCTCGCTTTGAGCCCGCTGATCGGAGCATTGGCGGCAGGAAACTGCGCCCTGATAAAACCCTCTGAAATGACGCCTTCTGTCTCTCGGCTTCTGGCCGAAATGGTTGCTCGCTCGTTTTCCAGGTCCGTGGTGCAAGTTGTGGAAGGTGGCGTGGAAGAAACCACGCAGCTTCTGAGGGAGCGTTTCGATCATATCTTTTTCACCGGCAGCGAGGCTGTCGGCCGGATCGTGATGCGTGCTGCGAGTGAGCATCTGACTCCGATCACCCTCGAACTTGGCGGCAAATGCCCCTGTATATTGACTTCCTCTGCAGACATCAAAGTGGCGGCGCGACGTATAGCTTGGGGCAAGACGCTGAATGCAGGCCAGACCTGTGTCGCGCCGGATTATCTTATTGCGCTGCCTGGCACATCGGAAGTTTTTAAGCGAGAATTCACACGCCAAATCAAAAGCTTCTTTGGCGAAGATAGCCAAAACAGCAAAAGCTATCCTCGCATAGTGAATGATCAACATTTTGATCGGTTGGCGCGTATGCTTTCTGAAGAAAGTATTTCTTATGGCGGTCAGTCGGATCGTGAGGATCGGTTTATTGCGCCAACGCTCCTAGAAAATCTACCAGTCGACGCGCCTGCCCTGACCGATGAAATCTTTGGCCCGATATTGCCGGTCATAGAGGTTGCAGACCTTAAAGAAGCCATTGACCACATCAATGCGCGGCCCAAACCCCTGTCACTATACCTCTTCAGCAACGACACCGATGAACAGCGGCGCGTGGCAGAGGCGACAAGATCAGGAACGATGCTCATCAACGATGTTGTTATGCAGTTTGGCACAACAACTGTTCCATTTGGCGGTGTTGGCAGTAGCGGTATGGGCCAATCCCATGGCAAGGCGTCCTTTGACGCCTTCAGCCATCACAAATCGATCATGCGCAAGCCGTTTTGGGGCGAAGTGAAACTTCGCTACGCCCCATATACCAAGCGCCAAGAACGCCTGATCCGGTTGCTATTCGGTAGGTAA
- a CDS encoding DEAD/DEAH box helicase: MKQALQDALDDRGYETLTPVQQAVISDEYAGKDLLVSAQTGSGKTIGFGLAIAPTLLGEGERFERAEAPLALVIAPTRELALQVKRELAWLYAKAGAILASTVGGMDIRTERRNLDRGTHIVVATPGRLRDHIEKGAIDLSNVRAVVLDEADEMLDLGFREDLEFILGECPEDRQTLLFSATVPKMITALAKNYQKDAIRVVVKSETKQHADIEYRAMNVVERDVENAVINTLLYYDAPNAIVFGNTRATVNRLTTRLSNRGLRVVCLSGELTQAERTNALQAMRDGRANICVATDVAAHGIDLPNLDLVVHAELPGSHETLLHRSGRTGRAGRKGTSALIVTKRSANKANRILKMAKLNAEWGGAPTAEEVSAREEERMLADEAWTTPVNESEREGVDKLTEAFSAEQLAAAYLRLRQLSRSAPEELNAFAEAKPRRKEDFGKSVWFSVSGGRVAGAEVRRLLPMLCKAGNLTKDDLGAIRIQENETYVQILETSVDGFLKSIGPDHKVEDAKIEKVEGEPNLERPERSDRPNRGFKSRKFDDRGPKREGPPKFKKPGGKRFDPLDDKSAKKPHRKGGDAAAAKPREEKPYKPRDEEAWKDRSSKAGKPKSNKPKGPPPPKGKPNSKKNKARAAARAADKGGNARPRRQRG; this comes from the coding sequence GTGAAACAAGCCCTGCAAGACGCGTTAGATGATCGCGGCTATGAAACCCTGACGCCTGTACAACAGGCTGTCATCAGCGACGAATATGCGGGCAAAGACCTGTTGGTCTCTGCACAGACCGGGTCTGGTAAAACCATCGGTTTCGGTCTGGCTATCGCGCCAACATTGCTTGGCGAAGGCGAACGTTTTGAGCGCGCCGAAGCGCCTTTGGCCTTGGTGATCGCTCCAACCCGCGAGTTGGCCCTTCAGGTGAAACGCGAGCTGGCGTGGCTCTATGCCAAAGCAGGAGCCATTTTGGCCTCTACCGTCGGCGGCATGGACATCCGCACAGAACGCCGCAACTTGGATCGCGGCACACATATCGTTGTCGCCACTCCGGGTCGTCTGCGCGATCACATCGAAAAGGGCGCGATTGATCTGTCCAACGTGCGCGCCGTGGTACTGGATGAAGCCGATGAGATGCTCGATCTTGGCTTCCGTGAAGATCTGGAATTCATTCTGGGCGAATGCCCGGAAGACCGCCAGACGCTTTTGTTCTCTGCCACGGTTCCAAAGATGATCACGGCTCTGGCGAAGAACTATCAAAAAGACGCGATCCGCGTTGTGGTGAAGTCCGAGACCAAACAACACGCAGATATTGAATACCGCGCGATGAATGTGGTTGAGCGTGACGTGGAAAACGCCGTCATCAACACGCTGCTTTATTACGATGCGCCAAATGCCATTGTGTTTGGCAACACCCGCGCAACTGTAAACCGTCTGACGACACGTTTGTCGAACCGTGGGCTTCGGGTTGTGTGCCTGTCTGGCGAGCTGACCCAAGCAGAGCGCACAAACGCGCTGCAAGCGATGCGCGACGGGCGTGCGAATATCTGCGTGGCAACCGATGTGGCCGCGCACGGAATCGACCTGCCGAACCTTGATCTTGTGGTGCATGCCGAACTGCCGGGTAGCCATGAAACCCTGTTGCACCGTTCTGGCCGCACAGGCCGGGCAGGGCGCAAAGGCACCTCTGCTTTGATCGTTACCAAACGGTCCGCCAACAAAGCCAATCGCATTCTCAAAATGGCGAAGCTGAACGCCGAATGGGGTGGGGCGCCGACAGCGGAAGAAGTCTCTGCCCGCGAAGAAGAGCGTATGCTGGCTGATGAGGCATGGACTACACCGGTGAACGAAAGCGAACGCGAAGGTGTGGACAAGCTGACCGAAGCCTTCTCTGCAGAGCAACTGGCCGCGGCCTACCTGCGCCTGCGTCAGCTGTCTCGTTCAGCCCCGGAAGAACTGAATGCCTTCGCCGAAGCCAAACCTCGCCGCAAAGAGGACTTTGGCAAATCCGTCTGGTTCTCTGTCTCTGGCGGTCGTGTAGCCGGTGCAGAGGTACGCCGCCTGCTGCCGATGCTTTGTAAGGCAGGCAATCTGACCAAAGACGATCTGGGCGCGATCCGCATTCAGGAAAACGAAACCTATGTGCAGATTCTGGAAACCAGTGTTGATGGATTCCTGAAATCGATTGGCCCTGATCATAAGGTCGAAGACGCCAAGATCGAAAAGGTAGAGGGTGAGCCAAACCTCGAACGCCCGGAACGCTCCGATCGTCCAAATCGTGGTTTCAAAAGCCGCAAATTTGATGACCGTGGACCAAAACGCGAAGGCCCCCCGAAATTCAAAAAGCCAGGCGGCAAGCGGTTTGATCCGCTGGATGACAAATCTGCCAAGAAACCACACCGTAAGGGTGGTGACGCGGCAGCAGCAAAACCACGTGAGGAAAAACCTTACAAGCCGCGTGACGAGGAAGCTTGGAAAGATCGCAGTTCCAAGGCTGGAAAGCCCAAGAGCAACAAACCTAAAGGGCCACCACCGCCCAAAGGCAAGCCGAATAGCAAGAAGAACAAGGCGCGTGCAGCGGCGCGTGCTGCGGATAAAGGTGGGAATGCACGTCCACGCCGACAACGCGGCTAA
- the rpsA gene encoding 30S ribosomal protein S1, whose amino-acid sequence MAMTSMEEFEALLNESFEMDTPEEGSVVKGKIIAIEAGQAIIDVGYKMEGRVDLKEFANPGEAPEVSVGDEVEVDLRAAENARGEAVISREMARREEAWDRLEKAYADDARVEGAIFGRVKGGFTVDLGGAVAFLPGSQVDVRPVRDAGPLMGLKQPFQILKMDRRRGNIVVSRRAILEESRAEQRAEVIGKLAEGDAVDGVVKNITEYGAFVDLGGVDGLLHVTDMAWRRVNHPSEILTIGETVKVQVIKINKETHRISLGMKQLMEDPWDLVAAKYPLESVHTGRVTNITDYGAFVELEAGVEGLVHVSEMSWTKKNVHPGKIVSTSQEVEVMVLEIDGAKRRVSLGLKQTMRNPWEVFAESHPENTEVEGEVKNITEFGLFIGLPGDIDGMVHLSDISWDERGEDAIQNYRKGDVVKAVVSEVDVEKERISLSIKALGGDKFADAVGGVKRGSIVTVEVTAIEDGGVEVEYEGMKSFIRRSDLARDRADQRPERFNVGDKVDVRVTNVDSKTRRLGLSIKAREIAEEKEAVEQYGSSDSGASLGDILGAALKGDE is encoded by the coding sequence ATGGCAATGACATCTATGGAAGAATTCGAAGCACTGTTGAACGAGAGCTTCGAAATGGACACCCCAGAAGAGGGTTCCGTTGTAAAAGGCAAGATCATCGCGATTGAAGCGGGTCAGGCCATCATCGACGTAGGCTACAAAATGGAAGGCCGCGTTGATCTTAAAGAATTCGCAAACCCTGGCGAAGCTCCTGAAGTTTCTGTTGGAGACGAGGTAGAAGTCGACCTGCGCGCAGCTGAAAACGCTCGTGGCGAAGCGGTTATCTCCCGTGAGATGGCACGTCGCGAAGAAGCATGGGATCGCCTGGAAAAAGCATACGCAGACGATGCACGCGTTGAAGGCGCGATCTTCGGCCGCGTTAAAGGTGGCTTCACTGTTGATCTGGGCGGCGCGGTTGCGTTCTTGCCTGGTTCCCAAGTTGACGTACGTCCAGTACGTGACGCGGGCCCACTGATGGGTCTGAAGCAGCCATTCCAAATCCTGAAAATGGACCGTCGCCGTGGCAACATCGTTGTCTCCCGTCGTGCGATCCTGGAAGAGTCTCGCGCAGAACAACGTGCTGAGGTTATCGGCAAGCTGGCAGAAGGCGATGCGGTTGACGGTGTTGTTAAGAACATCACTGAATACGGTGCATTCGTTGACCTGGGCGGCGTTGACGGCCTGCTGCACGTCACCGACATGGCATGGCGCCGTGTGAACCACCCATCTGAGATCCTGACAATCGGTGAAACCGTTAAGGTTCAGGTCATCAAGATCAACAAAGAGACACATCGTATCTCCTTGGGCATGAAACAGCTGATGGAAGATCCATGGGATCTGGTTGCAGCGAAATACCCACTGGAATCTGTCCACACTGGTCGCGTCACCAACATCACCGACTACGGTGCATTTGTTGAGCTGGAAGCCGGTGTTGAAGGTCTGGTGCACGTGTCCGAGATGTCTTGGACCAAGAAAAACGTACACCCAGGCAAGATCGTTTCTACGTCTCAGGAAGTCGAAGTCATGGTTCTGGAAATCGACGGTGCGAAGCGCCGCGTATCCCTTGGTCTCAAGCAGACCATGCGCAACCCATGGGAAGTATTCGCTGAATCTCACCCAGAGAACACAGAAGTCGAAGGCGAAGTTAAGAACATCACCGAATTCGGTCTGTTCATCGGCCTGCCAGGCGACATCGACGGCATGGTTCACCTGTCCGACATCTCTTGGGACGAGCGTGGCGAAGACGCGATCCAGAACTACCGCAAAGGCGACGTCGTCAAAGCGGTTGTGTCCGAAGTTGACGTTGAAAAAGAGCGTATCTCTCTCTCCATCAAAGCACTGGGCGGCGACAAGTTCGCTGACGCAGTTGGCGGCGTGAAGCGTGGCTCTATCGTAACTGTTGAAGTGACCGCGATCGAAGATGGCGGTGTTGAAGTGGAATACGAAGGCATGAAGTCCTTCATCCGCCGCTCCGACCTGGCACGTGACCGTGCAGACCAGCGTCCAGAGCGCTTCAACGTTGGCGACAAAGTCGACGTACGCGTGACCAATGTAGACAGCAAGACACGTCGTCTGGGTCTGTCCATCAAGGCACGTGAGATCGCAGAAGAGAAGGAAGCAGTTGAACAGTACGGTTCCTCTGACTCCGGCGCATCCCTGGGTGATATCCTGGGCGCAGCTCTGAAGGGCGACGAATAA
- a CDS encoding GNAT family N-acetyltransferase: protein MSFQIKSVGAEDTLPLRQQVLWPDHPIAQSQVDGDEDALHFGGYLDKKLVCVASLFWEEPGIRLRKFATDPAFQGQGIGTKMLSHLLKEAQANGAETFWFDARESALPFYERNGYSPEGERFFKGDIPYRRIARALG, encoded by the coding sequence ATGAGTTTCCAAATTAAATCTGTTGGCGCCGAAGACACACTCCCCCTTCGCCAGCAGGTGTTGTGGCCTGATCACCCGATTGCCCAGTCTCAGGTCGATGGGGACGAGGACGCGCTGCACTTCGGTGGCTATCTTGATAAAAAGCTTGTCTGTGTTGCGTCTTTGTTTTGGGAAGAACCCGGCATCCGCCTGCGCAAATTTGCAACGGACCCTGCATTCCAAGGACAGGGCATCGGCACCAAAATGCTTTCCCATCTGCTTAAGGAAGCCCAAGCCAACGGTGCCGAAACCTTCTGGTTTGACGCCCGCGAAAGCGCGCTGCCTTTTTATGAACGCAACGGCTATTCCCCTGAAGGGGAACGCTTTTTCAAAGGTGACATCCCCTATCGCCGCATCGCGCGCGCGCTGGGTTAA